The genomic stretch CCTTGGAGAATCCGTCCGTGTCCGCCACCAGCAACACGGTGTCGCCCGGCGCCGCCGGCCCGCTCACCTGGGCATAGCGGTTGATGACCCTGCCCGGCTCGCTCACCGTGAGCGGCCCATCCCGTCCAGTTCCCACTCCAAATGAATCGGGCTCGCCCCAGGCGGGACTGGAGCCAAGCCCCAGACCCAACAGTGCAGTCCGCAACCATGCCTTCATGGAGTCGCTCCTCCTCGAGATACCTGAGATCTAGTCGTTCCTGATGATGGAGAACTCCACCCGGCGGTTCTTCTCTCGACCCATCATCGTTCCGTTATTGGCGGCGGGCCGTGTCCCACCGTAGCCCCTGGCCTCGAGCCGCTCCGGTGCCACTCCCCTCTCGATGAGGTACTGACGCACCGCCATGGCCTGTTCCTGCGACAGCTGCAGGTTGGCGTTGGGAAAGCCCCGGTCATCCGTGTGGGCCCCGATCGAGATGAGCGGAAACTCCGGGTGCTCGTGGATGACCTTCACCACCCATTTGAGCTGTTCGTTGGCACGAGCATCCAGCACGGCTCGATCGGGAACGAAGTAGACCTTGCTCTTCAAGAGCAATTCCGCCTGGGTGATCTCCACCAACGGAATCTCATGAGGTGGGCAGCCGTAGTTCAACACTGTCCCGGAGACGTTGGGGCAACTGTCGAACCGGTTCGCGACGGTGTCTCCATCCCGATCCGATTCGGGACAGCCCTGAAGCTTCGGATCTCCCTTCTGCTTCGGGCAGAGATCGACGTCGTCATCGACGTCGTCTTCGTCCAGATCGTTCTTGGGGCAACCGCGCGTCTCGGGTGGACCTGGCGAGGCCGGACAGGAGTCCAACTCATTCTGGGTCCCGTCCTTGTCATCATCGGGCATGGGACAGCCCATCCAGGCGGCCTCTCCCACTTCGCTCGGGCACGCGTCCAGCGCGTCCTCGATTCCGTCTCCATCCAGGTCCCGAAGGGGGCAGCCCTTGCGCTCCTGGGTTCCGGTCTCGTAGGGACAACGATCCAACCCGTTGTTCACCCCATCTCGGTCCTCGTCCAGATCCGGGCACTCTTCCGCCGTGTGCTTGAGGTCCGCGGAACAATTGACGGACGACTCATCCGGCAGCCGCGGGGGCGTCACGTTTCCAAAGGCCGTTCC from Cystobacter ferrugineus encodes the following:
- a CDS encoding OmpA family protein, which encodes MSRGQSRWSLSPRGLGLTVVLFLVAAPAGAQGISLERLELNPGAAGSLLVGTGELLPQGELRVSTVGQYQQDPLVLYAYSATGNSSTRVGARVSNRLSAHLAAAYSLKHWLEIGAQIPLVAFQRGDNLIDKGFAQPVRYGLSTPSVGVRWGLLSQRDGKVMDVALGLRVGLPLGNASGPMGATSAQFSPQVMLGRRFGWFRLALESQLLVPAPSADQAPSQQEVRFGAVAATVGRRLRWELDVTGSVPLVKDTKPSMNLLVGTRYLVNPSFEMFALGGVGVGSAPGTPLFRVMVGTAFGNVTPPRLPDESSVNCSADLKHTAEECPDLDEDRDGVNNGLDRCPYETGTQERKGCPLRDLDGDGIEDALDACPSEVGEAAWMGCPMPDDDKDGTQNELDSCPASPGPPETRGCPKNDLDEDDVDDDVDLCPKQKGDPKLQGCPESDRDGDTVANRFDSCPNVSGTVLNYGCPPHEIPLVEITQAELLLKSKVYFVPDRAVLDARANEQLKWVVKVIHEHPEFPLISIGAHTDDRGFPNANLQLSQEQAMAVRQYLIERGVAPERLEARGYGGTRPAANNGTMMGREKNRRVEFSIIRND